The following nucleotide sequence is from Roseivirga sp. BDSF3-8.
CAGCCCCGGCACTATAGACGCGGACTACCGTGGCGAAATAAAGGTGTTACTGGTAAACCTGAGCAATGCACCATATACTGTGGAAAACGGTGAGCGCATCGCGCAAATGGTAGTGGCCAAACACGAAACTATAGAGTGGCAACCAGTTGAGGCCCTGAGTGATACCGTGCGCGGAGCCGGTGGATACGGCAGTACGGGTAAAAACTAGGTAAACAAACAGCCTCTATTTTATTTTTTAATTGAAAACTAGGAAATACAACCTCTGAACAAATGAACATTATTATTCCTATGGCCGGGATGGGCAGTCGCCTAAGGCCACATACCCTTACCACCCCCAAACCTCTTGTACCCATCGCCGGCAAATCGATCGTGCATCGCCTGGTAGAGGACATCGCGGAAGTGGTAAATCAGAAGGTCGAGAAGATCGGGTTTATTATTAAAGAGAGCTTTGGTAAGGAGATAGAGGAAAAACTTAAGAAGATAGCTTCTTCGGTAGGTGCCAAAGGCCATATTTTTTACCAGGAAGAGGCTCTTGGTACGGCTCACGCGATCCTGTGCGCAGAGGAGATCATGCAGGGCAACATCATAGTGGCCTTTGCCGATACTCTTTTCCGGGCAGATTTCACCCTTGACCCTGATAAGGATGGCATCATCTGGGTGCAGAAGGTGGAAGACCCTAAGGCATTTGGCGTAGTAAAGCTTAATGAGCAAAAGGAGATCACTGACTTTGTGGAGAAGCCTGAACAGTTTGTATCAGACCTTGCTATCATCGGGATCTATTACTTCAAGGACGGGGATTTCCTGCGTAAGGAACTTCGCTACCTGCTGGATAACGATATAAAGGACAAGGGGGAATACCAGATTACGAATGCGCTGGATAATATGCTTAAGAAGGGCGCTACTTTTACCACAGGAGAAGTGAGCGAATGGCTGGACTGTGGCAATAAAGACGTGACGGTTCACACTAACCAGCGCTACCTGGAGTTTATTAAGGATAAGGATCTGATAGCCAAA
It contains:
- a CDS encoding sugar phosphate nucleotidyltransferase; this encodes MNIIIPMAGMGSRLRPHTLTTPKPLVPIAGKSIVHRLVEDIAEVVNQKVEKIGFIIKESFGKEIEEKLKKIASSVGAKGHIFYQEEALGTAHAILCAEEIMQGNIIVAFADTLFRADFTLDPDKDGIIWVQKVEDPKAFGVVKLNEQKEITDFVEKPEQFVSDLAIIGIYYFKDGDFLRKELRYLLDNDIKDKGEYQITNALDNMLKKGATFTTGEVSEWLDCGNKDVTVHTNQRYLEFIKDKDLIAKSASTENSVIIPPVYIGENVRIHNSVIGPHVSIGDDTVIEDSRIRNTIVQTNTTVRNANMENSMIGNFVTYETRPDDFSVGDYNKIIQ